Proteins from one Mercurialis annua linkage group LG7, ddMerAnnu1.2, whole genome shotgun sequence genomic window:
- the LOC126657482 gene encoding SNF1-related protein kinase regulatory subunit beta-2-like isoform X1: MQFICSGMGNGSGKNGGEGSSEEEGSGENSEKMAIFYSPLKFSPQVPTIPLLRSSDIMAASAHNTTDSSDEKLNAVMITWSYGGNRVAVTGSWDNWCSRERLHKSGNDFVVVKTLPSSVFRYRFIVDEHLRYAPELPWECDESGIAYNILDVQDEVSEAVEILAEFETPSSPITSYNNGSVDEIDFRKEPPDMPQKLQLTLLNDKFATESDRTLPRPQNAVLNHMYIQNNQGQPVVALGSTFRFHHKYVTVVLYKPSR, from the exons ATGCAATTTATTTGCAGTG GTATGGGCAATGGTAGTGGCAAAAATGGTGGAGAAGGCAGTTCAGAAGAAGAGGGTAGTGGTGAAAATTCAGAAAAAATGGCCATTTTTTATTCCCCTCTTAAGTTCTCTCCACAG GTTCCAACAATTCCTTTATTAAGATCATCTGATATAATGGCCGCGTCGGCGCATAATACAACAGATTCTTCAGATGAGAAACTGAATGCTGTGATGATAACTTGGAGTTATGGTGGCAACCGAGTGGCTGTCACTGGATCATGGGATAACTGGTGCTCAAG AGAACGTTTGCATAAATCCGGTAATGATTTTGTTGTTGTGAAAACGCTTCCCTCGAGTGTTTTTCGGTATCGGTTTATTGTTGATGAACACTTGAGGTATGCTCCAGAGTTGCCTTGGGAGTGTGATGAATCAGGAATTGCATATAATATTTTGGATGTACAG GACGAAGTTTCGGAAGCAGTAGAAATCCTTGCGGAATTTGAAACTCCTTCATCTCCAATAACAAGCTATAATAATGGTTCAGTAGATGAAATTGATTTCAGGAAGGAGCCTCCTGACATGCCTCAAAAACTTCAACTAACATTATTGAACGATAAATTTGCTACAGAAAGTGATCGAACATTGCCAAGACCTCAGAATGCAGTCTTAAACCATATGTATATTCAGAACAATCAAGGTCAGCCTGTTGTTGCTCTTGGTTCGACCTTTCGTTTTCATCACAAGTATGTGACTGTTGTACTGTATAAGCCCTCTAGATGA
- the LOC126657482 gene encoding SNF1-related protein kinase regulatory subunit beta-2-like isoform X2 translates to MGNGSGKNGGEGSSEEEGSGENSEKMAIFYSPLKFSPQVPTIPLLRSSDIMAASAHNTTDSSDEKLNAVMITWSYGGNRVAVTGSWDNWCSRERLHKSGNDFVVVKTLPSSVFRYRFIVDEHLRYAPELPWECDESGIAYNILDVQDEVSEAVEILAEFETPSSPITSYNNGSVDEIDFRKEPPDMPQKLQLTLLNDKFATESDRTLPRPQNAVLNHMYIQNNQGQPVVALGSTFRFHHKYVTVVLYKPSR, encoded by the exons ATGGGCAATGGTAGTGGCAAAAATGGTGGAGAAGGCAGTTCAGAAGAAGAGGGTAGTGGTGAAAATTCAGAAAAAATGGCCATTTTTTATTCCCCTCTTAAGTTCTCTCCACAG GTTCCAACAATTCCTTTATTAAGATCATCTGATATAATGGCCGCGTCGGCGCATAATACAACAGATTCTTCAGATGAGAAACTGAATGCTGTGATGATAACTTGGAGTTATGGTGGCAACCGAGTGGCTGTCACTGGATCATGGGATAACTGGTGCTCAAG AGAACGTTTGCATAAATCCGGTAATGATTTTGTTGTTGTGAAAACGCTTCCCTCGAGTGTTTTTCGGTATCGGTTTATTGTTGATGAACACTTGAGGTATGCTCCAGAGTTGCCTTGGGAGTGTGATGAATCAGGAATTGCATATAATATTTTGGATGTACAG GACGAAGTTTCGGAAGCAGTAGAAATCCTTGCGGAATTTGAAACTCCTTCATCTCCAATAACAAGCTATAATAATGGTTCAGTAGATGAAATTGATTTCAGGAAGGAGCCTCCTGACATGCCTCAAAAACTTCAACTAACATTATTGAACGATAAATTTGCTACAGAAAGTGATCGAACATTGCCAAGACCTCAGAATGCAGTCTTAAACCATATGTATATTCAGAACAATCAAGGTCAGCCTGTTGTTGCTCTTGGTTCGACCTTTCGTTTTCATCACAAGTATGTGACTGTTGTACTGTATAAGCCCTCTAGATGA